The following proteins come from a genomic window of Amaranthus tricolor cultivar Red isolate AtriRed21 chromosome 14, ASM2621246v1, whole genome shotgun sequence:
- the LOC130799810 gene encoding WRKY transcription factor 23-like: MEMKEALKIETLKEGTSLSTSINNNYHHFNENNHPSSSTSLDFHVFEKICCSSSSTTSNNTGFMELLGMQDLINVNPSLFDMMMIDGYGGNHDDEVFHSSLDPPAPDPTPPLPTSNVNLEASEGVNNNLPTTPNSSSISSASNEGLNDELQLDDDDEEEEQKAKKQSTKAKKTNQKRQREPRFAFMTKSEVDHLEDGYRWRKYGQKAVKNSPFPRSYYRCTSQSCNVKKRVERSYTDPSIVVTTYEGQHTHPCTVLPRGVISDSNFGSGFSVGATSPFALPMQMTNNQFQLNCLTTLIPQLNQFANIPTQNNSNLSGVSPTCSLLASQEKNISRAVSAPLNATLFRDYGLLEDILPSIMKKEE, encoded by the exons atggagatgaaagaAGCATTAAAGATTGAAACTTTGAAAGAAGGAACTTCACTTAGTactagtattaataataattatcatcattttaatgaaaataatcatccatcatcatcaacatcattagATTTTCATGTTTTTGAGAAGATTTGTTGTTCATCATCTTCAACAACATCAAATAATACAGGGTTTATGGAGTTATTAGGTATGcaagatttgattaatgttaacccttctttgtttgatatgatgatgatagaTGGTTATGGTGGAAATCATGATGATGAAGTTTTCCATAGTTCCCTAGACCCTCCTGCACCTGATCCTACCCCTCCTCTTCCAACTTCTAATGTGAATCTAGAAGCTTCTGAGGGGGTTAATAATAATCTTCCTACAACCCCCAACTCTTCTTCTATATCCTCTGCTTCTAATGAAGGTCTTAATGATGAACTACAactagatgatgatgatgaagaagaagaacaaaagGCCAAAAAACA ATCCACAAAAGCTAAAAAGACAAATCAGAAACGGCAGAGGGAGCCAAGATTTGCGTTCATGACAAAGAGTGAAGTTGATCATCTAGAAGATGGGTATCGATGGAGAAAGTATGGTCAAAAAGCTGTGAAAAACAGCCCTTTTCCAag GAGTTACTACCGTTGCACTAGTCAATCGTGTAATGTAAAGAAAAGGGTAGAGAGGTCTTACACCGATCCATCCATTGTGGTTACAACCTACGAAGGTCAACACACTCACCCTTGTACCGTTCTACCACGTGGCGTTATATCGGATTCCAATTTTGGTTCGGGTTTTAGTGTCGGTGCAACCTCTCCATTTGCCTTGCCAATGCAAATGACTAACAATCAATTTCAATTAAATTGTCTTACAACTCTAATTCCTCAACTTAACCAATTTGCTAATATTCCTactcaaaataattcaaatttaagtGGTGTTAGTCctacttgttcattattagcTTCCCAAGAAAAGAACATTTCTCGAGCTGTATCTGCACCACTAAACGCTACTTTATTTAGAGATTATGGGCTTCTTGAAGATATACTTCCTTCAATCATGAAGAAAGAAGAGTAA
- the LOC130799864 gene encoding dihydroorotase, mitochondrial-like isoform X2 gives MIGTFISVMETFSLQLLLTEKSEVVYAVKLYPAGATTNSQDGVTDLFGKCFPVLQEMAEQNMPLLVHGEVTDPDVDIFDREEIFIEKVLRPLIQKLPRLKVVMEHITTADAVKFIESCNDGTIAATVTPQHLVLNRNSLFQGGLQPHNYCLPVLKREIHRQTILSAVTSGSKKYFLGTDSAPHERKTKECSCGCAGIFNSPVALSLYAKVFEEAGALDKLEAFTSFNGPDFYGLPRNTSRIKLTKQPWKVPESISFPAGEIVPMLAGQMLDWNPSF, from the exons ATGATTGGCACCTTCATCTCCGTGATGGAGACCTTCTCGCTGCAGTTGCTCCTTACAG AGAAAAGTGAGGTGGTTTATGCTGTCAAATTGTACCCTGCTGGTGCAACAACTAACTCACAGGATGGTGTTACTGATCTTTTTGGAAAGTGTTTTCCAGTGCTTCAAGAGATGGCTGAGCAAAATATGCCACTTTTG GTTCACGGGGAGGTGACTGACCCTGATGTAGATATTTTTGATCGGGAAGAAATTTTTATCGAGAAAGTTTTAAGACCGTTAATTCAAAAACTACCACGACTTAAGGTTGTTATGGAGCATATCACTACAGCTGATGCTGTCAAATTTATTGAGTCATGCAATGATG GAACTATAGCAGCAACTGTAACACCGCAGCACCTTGTGTTGAATAGAAACTCTCTCTTTCAAGGAGGGCTTCAACCTCATAACTATTGTCTTCCGGTGCTCAAAAGAGAAATTCACC GGCAGACAATCCTTTCAGCAGTAACCAGTGGGAGTAAGAAATATTTTCTTGGCACTGATAGTGCTCCTCATGAACGGAAAACAAAAGAATGTTCTTGTGGTTGTGCTGGAATCTTCAATTCTCCTGTTGCTCTATCATTGTATGCCAAAGTATTTGAAGAG GCTGGTGCCCTTGACAAGTTAGAGGCATTTACAAGCTTTAATGGCCCTGATTTCTATGGCCTTCCAAGGAATACGTCGAGAATTAAGCTTACAAAACAGCCATGGAAAGTCCCGGAAAGTATATCTTTCCCAGCCGGAGAAATCGTTCCTATGCTTGCAGGACAAATGCTCGACTGGAATCCGTCTTTTTGA
- the LOC130800081 gene encoding stachyose synthase: MAPPNDPVIPISLIKSKSLNPYFDLSEDGKFTVKGVTLLSEIPNNVSFTDFSSICKYSDSDAPFPILQRVQSTSHRGGFFGFQVEEPAHRVMNSLGRFHDRNFLSIFRFKTWWSTQCVGKCGSDLQMETQWVLFDVPEIRSYVLIVPLIEGSFRAALNPGDDGHVMICAESGSSNVKESIFKAIAYVHVCDNPYNIMKEAFSALRVYLNTFSLLEEKGTPTIMDRFGWCTWDAFYLSVEPKGIFHGVDEFSKGGLPIRFLIIDDGWQSINCDDDNPYEDRKGLVLGGEQMTARLHRFNEGEKFRNYKGGSLLGPNSPPYNPMKPKLIISKAIEIEHAEKDRARVAQSGVTPDLSTLDEKIKVLKQELDGLLEGEKGSENDQNSEVKECGMKAFTKDLKSKFKGLDDIWVWHALCGAWGGVRPKTTHFNVSVIPCKLSPGLAGTMDDLAVDKIVEGGIGLVHPDQAAEFYDFMHSYLSSVGITGVKVDVIHTLEYVSEQFGGRVELAKKYYNGLSKSLRKNFKGTNLLSSMEQCNDFLFLGTKQISMGRVGDDFWFQDPNGDPNGVFWLQGVHMIHCSYNSLWMGQVFHPDWDMFQSDHVCAKFHAGSRAICGGPIYVSDSLGGHDFDLLKKLVYPDGTIPKCQHFALPTRDVLFENPLFDQKTILKIWNFNKYGAVLGAFNCQGAGWDRQERRIKGYKECYKTMEGLVHVNDIEWDQTLQGIEMGCAEEYAVYINQKDSLLLVTPKSDPIQVKLNPSSFELFTFVPIKKLGRFVRFASIGLTNMFNSGGTIRELEFEDLSAKMKVKGVGSFLAYSNEAPKKCIVNGEEVQFEWSNKKNKLVFDLPWIEENGGVSQVIVQF; the protein is encoded by the exons ATGGCTCCTCCAAATGACCCAGTTATTCCAATTAGCTTAATCAAATCCAAATCATTAAACCCATATTTTGATCTATCAGAAGATGGGAAATTTACTGTTAAAGGTGTAACTTTACTGTCTGAAATCCCAAATAATGTCTCTTTTACTGATTTTTCCTCCATTTGTAAATACTCTGATTCTGATGCTCCATTTCCTATCCTTCAAAGGGTACAATCCACCTCTCATCGAGGCGGGTTCTTCGGGTTTCAAGTCGAAGAACCCGCCCATAGAGTAATGAACTCTTTAGGAAGATTCCATGACAGGAATTTCCTAAGCATTTTTAGGTTCAAAACATGGTGGTCTACTCAATGCGTAGGAAAATGTGGGTCTGATTTACAAATGGAAACTCAATGGGTTTTATTTGATGTCCCTGAAATTAGGTCATATGTACTTATTGTGCCCTTAATTGAGGGTAGTTTTAGGGCTGCCCTTAACCCTGGGGATGATGGGCATGTCATGATTTGTGCTGAAAGTGGTTCTAGTAATGTTAAAGAATCAATTTTTAAGGCTATAGCTTATGTTCATGTATGTGATAACCCTTATAATATAATGAAAGAGGCATTTAGTGCTTTAAGGGTATACCTTAACACATTTAGTCTCTTAGAAGAGAAGGGTACCCCTACAATTATGGATAGATTTGGTTGGTGTACTTGGGATGCATTTTATTTATCAGTTGAACCTAAGGGTATTTTTCATGGGGTAGATGAGTTTTCAAAAGGGGGTTTGCCAATTAGGTTTTTGATTATTGATGATGGGTGGCAAAGTATTAATTGTGATGATGATAACCCATATGAAGATAGAAAAGGTCTTGTTCTTGGTGGGGAGCAAATGACTGCTAGACTTCATAGATTTAATGAAGGAGAAAAGTTTAGAAATTACAAAGGTGGGTCGTTGTTAGGGCCTAATTCCCCCCCGTACAACCCTATGAAACCGAAATTGATCATCTCGAAAGCTATCGAGATCGAGCATGCTGAGAAAGATCGAGCGAGGGTGGCTCAATCGGGTGTTACACCCGATCTGTCCACCCTCGATGAGAAGATTAAAGTTCTTAAGCAAGAACTAGATGGGTTGTTAGAAGGAGAAAAGGGTAgtgaaaatgatcaaaatagTGAAGTAAAGGAATGTGGAATGAAAGCTTTTACCAAGGATCTTAAGAGTAAGTTTAAGGGTTTAGATGATATTTGGGTATGGCATGCTCTATGTGGTGCTTGGGGGGGTGTTAGGCCTAAAACAACACATTTTAATGTAAGTGTAATACCTTGTAAATTGTCACCTGGTTTAGCAGGAACAATGGATGATCTTGCAGTGGATAAAATTGTTGAAGGTGGAATTGGACTTGTTCATCCTGATCAAGCTgctgaattttatgattttatgcaTTCTTACCTTTCTAGTGTTGGAATCACTGGTGTTAAGGTTGATGTCATTCAT ACACTTGAATATGTTTCAGAGCAATTTGGAGGAAGGGTAGAGTTAGCAAAGAAATATTACAATGGTTTATCAAAATCCTTAAGGAAGAACTTCAAAGGCACCAACCTTCTTTCTAGCATGGAGCAATGCAATGACTTCTTATTCCTTGGAACCAAACAAATATCCATGGGAAGAGTAG GTGATGATTTTTGGTTCCAAGACCCAAATGGAGACCCAAATGGGGTGTTTTGGCTACAAGGAGTACATATGATCCATTGCTCATATAACAGTTTATGGATGGGTCAAGTTTTCCATCCTGATTGGGATATGTTCCAAAGTGATCatgtttgtgccaagtttcatgctggATCTCGAGCCATTTGTGGTGGACCAATCTATGTTAGTGACTCTCTTGGAGGCCATGACTTTGATCTTCTTAAGAAGCTAGTTTACCCTGATGGAACCATCCCTAAATGTCAGCATTTTGCACTCCCAACTAGGGATGTTCTCTTCGAGAATCCTCTCTTTGATCAAAAAACCATTCTTAAAATATGGAACTTCAACAAG TATGGTGCTGTTCTTGGAGCATTTAATTGCCAAGGAGCAGGGTGGGATAGACAAGAAAGAAGGATTAAGGGCTACAAGGAATGTTACAAGACCATGGAAGGTCTAGTACATGTAAATGACATAGAGTGGGACCAAACATTACAAGGCATAGAGATGGGTTGTGCTGAGGAGTATGCTGTctacatcaatcaaaaagactCACTTCTCTTAGTCACACCCAAATCCGACCCAATTCAAGTCAAGTTAAACCCTTCATCTTTCGAGCTTTTCACTTTTGTTCCAATCAAAAAATTAGGACGATTTGTTAGGTTCGCGTCAATTGGCTTAACCAACATGTTTAATAGCGGAGGAACGATCCGAGAACTCGAGTTTGAGGACTTGAGTGCTAAGATGAAGGTTAAAGGAGTTGGGAGTTTCCTAGCTTACTCAAATGAGGCACCAAAGAAGTGTATTGTTAATGGTGAGGAGGTGCAATTTGAGTGGTCTAATAAGAAGAACAAGTTGGTGTTTGATTTGCCTTGGATTGAAGAAAATGGTGGTGTTTCCCAAGTTATTGTTCAATTTTGA
- the LOC130799864 gene encoding dihydroorotase, mitochondrial-like isoform X1 produces the protein MELTLTLPDDWHLHLRDGDLLAAVAPYSARHFGRAIVMPNLRPPITTTAAAIAYRESIMKALPANSDFNPLMTLYLTDNTSPNEIKLAKKSEVVYAVKLYPAGATTNSQDGVTDLFGKCFPVLQEMAEQNMPLLVHGEVTDPDVDIFDREEIFIEKVLRPLIQKLPRLKVVMEHITTADAVKFIESCNDGTIAATVTPQHLVLNRNSLFQGGLQPHNYCLPVLKREIHRQTILSAVTSGSKKYFLGTDSAPHERKTKECSCGCAGIFNSPVALSLYAKVFEEAGALDKLEAFTSFNGPDFYGLPRNTSRIKLTKQPWKVPESISFPAGEIVPMLAGQMLDWNPSF, from the exons ATGGAATTGACTTTAACGCTTCCTGATGATTGGCACCTTCATCTCCGTGATGGAGACCTTCTCGCTGCAGTTGCTCCTTACAG TGCAAGGCATTTTGGAAGGGCCATTGTCATGCCAAATCTTAGACCTCCTATTACTACTACAGCTGCTGCTATTGCTTACCGAGAATCTATCATGAAAGCATTGCCTGCTAATAGCGACTTCAATCCTCTCATGACACTTTATTTGACGGATAATACTAGCCCTAATGAGATCAAGCTTGCCA AGAAAAGTGAGGTGGTTTATGCTGTCAAATTGTACCCTGCTGGTGCAACAACTAACTCACAGGATGGTGTTACTGATCTTTTTGGAAAGTGTTTTCCAGTGCTTCAAGAGATGGCTGAGCAAAATATGCCACTTTTG GTTCACGGGGAGGTGACTGACCCTGATGTAGATATTTTTGATCGGGAAGAAATTTTTATCGAGAAAGTTTTAAGACCGTTAATTCAAAAACTACCACGACTTAAGGTTGTTATGGAGCATATCACTACAGCTGATGCTGTCAAATTTATTGAGTCATGCAATGATG GAACTATAGCAGCAACTGTAACACCGCAGCACCTTGTGTTGAATAGAAACTCTCTCTTTCAAGGAGGGCTTCAACCTCATAACTATTGTCTTCCGGTGCTCAAAAGAGAAATTCACC GGCAGACAATCCTTTCAGCAGTAACCAGTGGGAGTAAGAAATATTTTCTTGGCACTGATAGTGCTCCTCATGAACGGAAAACAAAAGAATGTTCTTGTGGTTGTGCTGGAATCTTCAATTCTCCTGTTGCTCTATCATTGTATGCCAAAGTATTTGAAGAG GCTGGTGCCCTTGACAAGTTAGAGGCATTTACAAGCTTTAATGGCCCTGATTTCTATGGCCTTCCAAGGAATACGTCGAGAATTAAGCTTACAAAACAGCCATGGAAAGTCCCGGAAAGTATATCTTTCCCAGCCGGAGAAATCGTTCCTATGCTTGCAGGACAAATGCTCGACTGGAATCCGTCTTTTTGA